A part of Aquaspirillum sp. LM1 genomic DNA contains:
- a CDS encoding peptidylprolyl isomerase translates to MKKLLIAVLIAAAIAPAGAAVREADRIVAVVNKDVITEVSLRQRVADAQAMLKKQNVPLPPADVLRSQVFEQMVTESVQLQYAEQTGIRLDDTELDRTLERIAAGNKLSLAEFQQRLSRDGVNMALFREQVRREVVLERLREREVDNKVQVSDVEAELFMKSAVNANRTEYQLAHILVSLPEQAGPQVLETRARRAEEALQKIRAGSNFAQIAASYSDARDAMSGGELGWRPASQLPADFVRALEELKPGGATPILRSGAGLHIFKLLDKRSRGQSHVIEQVQARHILIKTNEAISEADAKRRILQIRDRLQSGMKFEEAARLYSEDASANRGGDLGWMAQGDTVPEFERVMLSLKPGVLSEAVRSPFGWHLIEVLGRRNQDVGAERDVQAVKREIRAGKVEQQYQDWVRQLRDSAHVETYLTEQ, encoded by the coding sequence ATGAAGAAACTGCTCATTGCCGTGCTGATTGCTGCGGCCATTGCCCCTGCCGGCGCCGCTGTGCGTGAGGCCGACCGCATTGTGGCGGTGGTCAACAAGGACGTGATCACCGAAGTCAGCCTGCGCCAGCGCGTGGCCGACGCCCAGGCCATGCTGAAAAAGCAGAACGTGCCGCTGCCGCCCGCCGACGTGCTGCGCAGCCAGGTGTTCGAGCAGATGGTGACCGAGTCGGTGCAGCTGCAATACGCCGAGCAAACCGGCATTCGTCTGGATGACACCGAACTGGACCGCACCCTGGAGCGAATTGCCGCCGGCAACAAGCTGTCGCTGGCCGAATTCCAGCAGCGCCTGAGCCGCGACGGAGTGAACATGGCGTTGTTCCGCGAGCAGGTGCGCCGTGAAGTGGTGCTGGAACGCCTGCGCGAACGCGAAGTGGACAACAAGGTTCAGGTGTCCGATGTCGAAGCCGAGCTGTTCATGAAAAGCGCGGTAAACGCCAACCGTACCGAATACCAGCTGGCGCATATTCTGGTGTCGCTGCCGGAACAGGCCGGCCCGCAAGTGCTGGAAACCCGCGCCCGCCGTGCCGAAGAAGCGCTGCAAAAAATCCGTGCCGGCAGCAACTTTGCCCAGATTGCCGCCAGCTACTCTGACGCCCGCGACGCGATGAGCGGTGGCGAACTGGGCTGGCGTCCGGCCAGCCAGCTGCCGGCGGATTTTGTCCGCGCACTGGAAGAACTCAAGCCCGGCGGTGCCACGCCGATTTTGCGCTCTGGCGCGGGCCTGCATATTTTCAAGCTGCTGGACAAGCGCAGCCGTGGTCAGTCGCATGTGATCGAACAGGTGCAGGCTCGCCACATCCTGATCAAGACCAACGAAGCCATCAGCGAGGCCGACGCCAAGCGGCGCATCCTGCAAATCCGCGACCGCTTGCAAAGCGGCATGAAATTTGAAGAGGCCGCCCGCCTGTACTCGGAAGACGCCAGCGCCAACCGGGGCGGCGATCTGGGCTGGATGGCGCAGGGCGACACGGTGCCGGAGTTTGAACGGGTGATGCTGTCGCTCAAGCCGGGGGTGTTGTCTGAGGCGGTGCGCTCGCCGTTTGGCTGGCATTTGATCGAAGTGCTGGGCCGGCGCAACCAGGATGTGGGGGCTGAGCGCGACGTGCAGGCGGTCAAGCGTGAAATCCGCGCCGGCAAGGTGGAACAGCAATACCAGGACTGGGTTCGCCAGCTGCGCGACAGCGCCCACGTTGAAACCTACCTGACCGAGCAATAA
- a CDS encoding LPS-assembly protein LptD, with product MPLFRLTPIAAALVMCCAHADPVEPAEPVAGQIAVEADRMSGVGSERLRADGRVIAVRDNERVESDWLEYFQLRQRVRAGDRVHMTRGDDDLTGEQLDYSMDDEQGTLSQATVYRNAPGLRGAPGYRASGELVRMTGKDLYQISAARFTTCAPGRDDWYVRAGEMDLDYAGNVGVARNARVEFMGVPMLYTPWVDFPLQERRKSGLLAPTLKLGGGNGVEFAQPYYFNLAPNYDATLTPRLLALRGMMLGGEFRYLMPDYSGQMAGEIMPDDRKHGNDTRFAYTLTHAQRLAAQNVSFGYNVRYASDNDYFRDFGDRRSIADGSNLLREGWVNWGSPLGQFTLKAQRYKTMQDSKALVDEPYARLPQLTWTYGRALPGGLEASLLADFNQFGHGQQVINNGLQARQDGKRLTFYPSVSLPLQASYGFITPKVGLHYTEYQLSAQNAPQHGETGGVSRALPVASLDAGLMFERESSWFDRALTQTLEPRLYYVYIPYRDQSRLPNFDSARYDTSFAQLFTENQYSGGDRINNANQLTAAITSRLIDNDTGIERLRVSLGQRMYFDEQRVTLDANDIRRTKTLSDFLASVSGQLNRDTWLDTHYQFNRELGKTERYNLGLRYNPALGKTLSLRFRYERDTEVAGASLRGPSRQIDLAGQWPIARNWYLVGRQNYSFTGKQSLETLLGVEYNADCWALRLVGQRYVKDLNNNATTFYLQLELTGLGGIGSNPMQTLRQSIPGYSKINDVPGKLR from the coding sequence ATGCCGCTCTTCCGCCTGACCCCGATCGCCGCCGCCCTGGTAATGTGCTGCGCCCATGCCGACCCTGTTGAGCCCGCCGAGCCGGTGGCGGGCCAGATTGCCGTAGAAGCCGACCGCATGAGCGGGGTGGGTTCCGAACGCCTGCGCGCCGATGGCCGGGTGATTGCCGTGCGCGACAATGAACGGGTGGAATCCGACTGGCTGGAGTATTTTCAGCTGCGCCAGCGGGTGCGCGCCGGCGACCGGGTACACATGACCCGGGGCGACGACGACCTCACCGGCGAGCAGCTGGACTACAGCATGGACGACGAGCAGGGCACCCTCAGCCAGGCCACGGTGTACCGCAACGCCCCCGGCCTGCGCGGCGCGCCGGGCTATCGGGCGTCGGGCGAGCTGGTGCGCATGACGGGCAAGGATCTGTACCAGATCAGCGCCGCACGCTTCACCACCTGTGCGCCAGGGCGTGATGACTGGTATGTGCGGGCGGGGGAAATGGACCTCGACTACGCCGGCAATGTAGGCGTGGCGCGCAATGCCAGGGTGGAGTTCATGGGCGTGCCGATGCTGTACACGCCGTGGGTGGACTTTCCGCTGCAGGAACGGCGCAAGAGCGGCCTGCTCGCGCCCACGCTGAAGCTGGGCGGCGGCAATGGGGTGGAGTTTGCCCAGCCTTACTATTTCAATCTGGCCCCCAATTACGACGCCACGCTGACCCCGCGCCTGCTGGCCCTGCGCGGCATGATGCTGGGCGGTGAGTTCCGCTACCTGATGCCGGATTACAGCGGCCAGATGGCGGGCGAAATCATGCCCGACGACCGCAAGCACGGCAACGACACCCGCTTTGCCTATACCCTGACCCACGCCCAGCGCCTGGCCGCACAGAATGTGTCGTTTGGTTACAACGTGCGCTACGCCTCCGACAACGACTACTTCCGCGACTTTGGCGACCGTCGCTCGATTGCCGACGGCAGCAACCTGCTGCGTGAAGGCTGGGTCAACTGGGGCAGCCCACTGGGCCAGTTCACCCTGAAGGCGCAGCGCTACAAAACCATGCAGGACAGCAAGGCGCTGGTGGATGAGCCGTATGCCCGGCTGCCACAGCTGACCTGGACCTATGGCCGCGCACTGCCAGGGGGGCTGGAAGCCAGCCTGCTGGCCGATTTCAACCAGTTTGGCCATGGCCAGCAGGTGATCAACAACGGCTTGCAGGCGCGCCAGGACGGCAAGCGCCTGACCTTCTACCCGAGCGTGTCGCTGCCGCTGCAGGCCAGCTATGGCTTTATCACCCCCAAGGTGGGCCTGCATTACACCGAATACCAGCTGTCGGCACAAAATGCCCCGCAACACGGTGAAACCGGCGGTGTCAGCCGGGCGCTGCCCGTGGCCAGCCTGGACGCCGGGCTGATGTTTGAGCGCGAGTCCAGCTGGTTTGACCGCGCGCTGACGCAAACGCTGGAACCCCGGCTCTACTACGTCTACATTCCTTACCGCGATCAATCCCGGCTGCCCAACTTCGACAGCGCCCGCTACGACACCAGCTTTGCCCAGCTGTTTACCGAAAACCAGTATTCCGGCGGCGACCGCATCAACAACGCCAACCAGCTGACTGCGGCCATCACCTCCCGGCTGATTGACAACGACACCGGCATCGAGCGCCTGCGCGTGTCGCTGGGCCAGCGCATGTATTTTGACGAGCAACGGGTGACGCTGGACGCCAACGACATCCGCCGCACCAAAACCCTGTCGGATTTTCTGGCCTCGGTCAGTGGCCAGCTCAACCGCGATACCTGGCTGGACACCCACTACCAGTTCAACCGCGAGCTGGGCAAGACCGAGCGCTACAACCTGGGCCTGCGCTATAACCCGGCGCTGGGCAAAACCCTCAGCCTGCGCTTTCGCTACGAGCGCGACACCGAAGTGGCGGGTGCCAGCCTGCGCGGCCCATCGCGCCAGATCGACCTGGCTGGCCAGTGGCCCATTGCACGCAACTGGTATCTGGTTGGGCGACAAAACTATTCGTTTACCGGCAAACAATCGCTGGAAACCCTGCTTGGGGTGGAGTACAACGCCGACTGCTGGGCCTTGCGCCTGGTGGGCCAGCGCTATGTCAAAGACCTGAACAACAACGCCACCACTTTCTACCTGCAACTGGAACTCACCGGCCTGGGCGGCATCGGCTCCAACCCGATGCAAACCCTGCGTCAGAGCATCCCTGGTTATAGCAAGATCAACGACGTTCCCGGAAAACTCAGATGA
- the pdxA gene encoding 4-hydroxythreonine-4-phosphate dehydrogenase PdxA, which produces MATLPVIAITAGEPAGIGPDLLALLAARPVPPAGARWVVIADRTLLAARAAQLGVAAQWSDFQPDAPAPTRGLEVLHVPLAVPAEAGVLNAANGRYVLNTLDAAIDGCVSGQFAAMVTAPVHKGVINDAGVAFSGHTEYLAERTHTPRVVMMLAGGGMRVALATTHLPLAQVASTLTAPLLDEVLSIVHADLRDKFGIAQPHILVAGLNPHAGEGGHMGREELDVIIPALDALRAQGLHLTGPLPADTLFNLATLAGADAVLAMYHDQGLPVLKYASFGHGINITLGLPILRTSVDHGTALDLAGTGRIDPGSLDAAMALAAALACA; this is translated from the coding sequence ATGGCCACCTTGCCGGTGATTGCCATCACCGCTGGCGAACCCGCCGGCATTGGCCCCGACCTGCTGGCGCTGCTGGCCGCCCGCCCGGTGCCGCCCGCCGGCGCACGCTGGGTGGTGATTGCCGACCGTACCCTGCTGGCGGCGCGCGCCGCGCAGCTGGGCGTGGCGGCACAGTGGAGCGACTTTCAGCCCGATGCTCCCGCGCCTACGCGCGGCCTGGAGGTGCTGCATGTGCCGCTGGCCGTCCCGGCTGAGGCCGGCGTGCTCAACGCCGCCAATGGCCGCTATGTGCTCAACACCCTGGATGCAGCCATTGACGGCTGTGTGTCCGGCCAGTTTGCGGCCATGGTCACCGCGCCGGTACACAAGGGCGTGATCAACGACGCTGGCGTGGCGTTTTCCGGGCATACCGAATACCTGGCCGAACGCACCCACACCCCGCGCGTGGTGATGATGCTGGCCGGCGGCGGCATGCGCGTGGCGCTGGCCACCACCCACCTGCCGCTGGCGCAGGTGGCATCCACCCTCACCGCGCCGCTGCTGGATGAGGTGCTGTCTATTGTCCACGCCGATTTGCGCGACAAGTTTGGCATCGCCCAGCCGCATATTCTGGTGGCCGGGCTGAACCCGCACGCTGGCGAAGGCGGCCATATGGGCCGTGAAGAACTCGACGTGATCATCCCGGCGCTGGACGCGTTGCGCGCACAGGGTCTGCACCTGACCGGCCCGCTGCCGGCGGACACGCTGTTCAACCTGGCCACGCTGGCCGGTGCCGACGCGGTGCTGGCGATGTACCACGACCAGGGTCTGCCGGTGCTGAAATACGCCAGTTTTGGTCATGGCATCAACATCACCCTGGGCTTGCCGATCCTTCGCACCTCGGTAGACCACGGCACCGCGCTGGATCTGGCCGGGACGGGCCGTATCGACCCCGGCAGCCTGGATGCCGCGATGGCGCTGGCGGCGGCGCTGGCCTGCGCGTAG
- a CDS encoding FAD/FMN-binding oxidoreductase — MNAPTPRLREIPYNYTSFSDREIVIRLLGEDVWAVLNELRGERRTGRSARMLFEVLGDIWVVRRNPYLQDDLLDNPRRLTLLVEAMRHRLNDIGQRRAGNERVSQMLAATHQAVDSFAAGFAEMAALRRRIQGRFAGITRKDNVAFDGLARVAHVTDATDWRVEYPFVVLYPDTEAEIAPMVKACIELGLTIIPRGGGTGYTGGAVPLSPKSAVINTEKLDRHQGVEYIELPGLEGKHATIQCGAGVVTARVSEAASAAGVVFAVDPTSAEASCIGGNVAMNAGGKKAVLWGTALDNLASWKMVDPDGHWMLVERIGHNYGKIHDVDVASFRVRRFAEDGKTLLSENTLDIPGPSFRKVGLGKDVTDKFLAGLPGVQKEGTDGIITSARFVLHRMPKHTRTVCLEFFGTVAEATPAIVEITDYFKPGGGGVLAGVQLAGLEHLDWRYVRAVGYATKAKSKGRPKMVLIADIVSDDEAAVGEAASHIVRLANARTGEGFIAVTPEARKKFWLDRSRTAAISRHTNAFKINEDVVIPLPRLGDYSDGIERINIELSMANKLRLLEQLTEFFHGRLPVDTLGSAVTADELLGDRREAALALIDAVRERWSWINTQLDAPFADYTARYPDAPLEPSAASLSPATVFHAMRDFALRVSWKRELQDNLDTLFSGKTDAPIRQAVQDIHQQVLRGRVFVALHMHAGDGNVHTNIPVNSDDYDMLQTAHKAVARIMALARGLNGVISGEHGIGITKLEFLHDDEIAPFVAYKQQVDPNGHFNQGKLLPGADLRNAYTPSFELLGAESLILEQSDLGEISASVKDCLRCGKCKPVCSTHVPRANLLYSPRNKILGVGLLTEAFLYEEQTRRGVSLKHFDELTDVADHCTVCHKCVNPCPVKIDFGDVSVAMRNFLRKAGKKKFNPGTAVAMAFLNAKDPATIKAMRAGMMGLGYKAQRAGHQLFKRLGLIQEQTSQPPSTVGKPAVKSQVIHFFNKPMPGNLPKKTSRALLDIEDPNIVPVIRDPQKASEGAEAVFYFPGCGSERLFSQVGLATQAMLYHAGVQTVLPPGYLCCGYPQNATGNADKGQAITTENRVLFHRVANTLNYLDIKTVIVSCGTCMDQLQKYAFGQIFPGCRILDIHEYLLEKGIKLDGVQGMRYMYHDPCHSPMKTYQPMTVVNTLMGSEVKLTDRCCGESGTLAATRPDVSTQVRFRKEEDIVKVAAGLRTQSPDSEVKILTSCPACLQGLSRYHDDANADADYIVVEMAKAVLGDNWMADYVAKASQGGVERVLL, encoded by the coding sequence ATGAACGCACCCACCCCCCGTTTGCGCGAAATTCCGTACAACTACACCTCGTTTTCTGACCGCGAGATTGTCATCCGCCTGTTGGGCGAGGACGTTTGGGCCGTGCTCAACGAATTGCGCGGCGAGCGCCGCACTGGCCGCTCGGCGCGCATGCTGTTTGAAGTGCTGGGCGATATCTGGGTTGTGCGCCGCAACCCCTACCTGCAGGACGACCTGCTGGACAATCCGCGCCGGCTGACCCTGCTGGTGGAGGCCATGCGCCACCGGCTGAATGATATTGGCCAGCGCCGCGCCGGCAATGAGCGCGTCAGCCAGATGCTGGCCGCCACCCATCAGGCGGTGGACAGCTTTGCCGCCGGTTTTGCCGAGATGGCCGCGCTGCGCCGGCGCATCCAGGGCCGTTTTGCCGGCATCACCCGCAAGGACAACGTGGCCTTTGACGGCCTGGCCCGCGTGGCCCACGTCACCGACGCCACCGACTGGCGGGTGGAATATCCGTTTGTGGTGCTCTACCCGGATACCGAAGCCGAAATTGCACCGATGGTCAAAGCCTGCATCGAGCTGGGCCTGACCATCATCCCGCGTGGCGGCGGCACCGGCTACACCGGTGGTGCCGTGCCGCTGTCGCCCAAGTCGGCGGTGATCAACACCGAAAAACTCGACCGCCATCAGGGCGTGGAATACATCGAGCTGCCGGGGCTGGAAGGCAAGCACGCCACCATTCAGTGTGGCGCTGGCGTGGTCACTGCACGGGTATCCGAAGCCGCCAGCGCCGCTGGCGTGGTGTTCGCCGTCGATCCGACCTCGGCGGAAGCCTCCTGTATTGGCGGTAATGTGGCAATGAACGCCGGCGGCAAGAAGGCCGTGCTGTGGGGCACCGCGCTGGACAACCTGGCCAGCTGGAAAATGGTGGATCCGGACGGCCACTGGATGTTGGTCGAACGCATCGGCCACAACTACGGTAAGATTCACGATGTGGACGTGGCCAGCTTCCGCGTGCGCCGCTTTGCCGAAGACGGCAAAACCCTGCTGTCGGAAAACACCCTGGACATCCCCGGCCCGTCGTTCCGCAAGGTGGGCCTGGGCAAGGACGTGACCGACAAATTCCTGGCTGGCCTGCCCGGCGTGCAAAAAGAAGGCACCGACGGCATCATCACCAGCGCGCGCTTTGTGCTGCACCGCATGCCCAAGCACACCCGCACCGTCTGCCTGGAATTCTTTGGCACCGTGGCCGAAGCCACGCCGGCAATTGTGGAAATTACCGATTACTTCAAGCCCGGCGGCGGCGGCGTGCTGGCTGGCGTGCAGCTGGCTGGCCTGGAACACCTGGATTGGCGCTATGTGCGCGCAGTGGGCTACGCCACCAAGGCCAAATCCAAGGGCCGGCCCAAGATGGTGCTGATCGCCGATATTGTTTCGGACGACGAAGCCGCTGTGGGCGAGGCCGCCAGCCATATCGTGCGCCTGGCCAATGCCCGCACCGGCGAAGGCTTTATCGCCGTCACCCCGGAAGCGCGCAAGAAATTCTGGCTGGACCGCAGCCGCACCGCCGCCATTTCGCGCCACACCAACGCCTTCAAGATCAACGAAGACGTGGTGATTCCGCTGCCGCGCCTGGGGGACTATTCTGACGGCATCGAGCGGATCAATATCGAGCTGTCGATGGCCAACAAGCTGCGCCTGCTGGAACAACTGACCGAGTTTTTCCATGGCCGCCTGCCGGTGGATACCCTGGGCAGCGCCGTGACCGCCGACGAACTGCTGGGCGACCGCCGCGAAGCGGCGCTGGCGCTGATCGACGCGGTGCGCGAGCGCTGGAGCTGGATCAACACCCAGCTGGATGCGCCGTTTGCCGACTACACCGCCCGCTACCCGGATGCACCGCTGGAACCCAGCGCCGCCAGCCTGAGCCCGGCCACGGTATTCCACGCCATGCGCGACTTTGCCCTGCGCGTGTCGTGGAAACGCGAGCTGCAGGACAACCTGGACACGCTGTTTTCCGGCAAGACCGACGCGCCGATCCGCCAGGCGGTGCAGGATATTCACCAGCAGGTGCTGCGGGGCCGGGTGTTTGTCGCCCTGCACATGCACGCTGGCGACGGCAATGTACACACCAACATCCCGGTGAACTCCGACGATTACGACATGCTGCAAACCGCACACAAGGCGGTGGCGCGCATCATGGCGCTGGCGCGCGGGCTCAACGGGGTGATTTCCGGCGAACACGGCATTGGCATCACCAAGCTGGAATTCCTGCACGACGATGAAATTGCCCCGTTTGTCGCTTACAAGCAGCAGGTGGACCCGAACGGCCATTTCAACCAGGGCAAGCTGTTGCCGGGTGCCGACCTGCGCAACGCCTACACCCCCAGCTTCGAGCTGCTGGGCGCAGAAAGCCTGATTCTGGAGCAATCCGACCTGGGCGAGATTTCCGCCTCGGTAAAAGACTGCCTGCGCTGCGGCAAGTGCAAGCCGGTGTGCTCGACCCACGTGCCGCGCGCCAACCTGCTGTACAGCCCGCGCAACAAGATTCTGGGTGTGGGTTTGCTGACCGAGGCCTTCCTGTACGAAGAACAAACCCGGCGCGGCGTCAGCCTCAAGCACTTTGACGAGCTCACCGACGTGGCCGACCACTGCACCGTCTGCCACAAGTGCGTGAACCCCTGCCCGGTGAAGATCGACTTTGGTGATGTGTCGGTGGCCATGCGCAACTTCCTGCGCAAGGCCGGCAAGAAAAAATTCAACCCCGGCACCGCCGTCGCCATGGCCTTTCTTAACGCCAAAGACCCGGCCACCATCAAGGCCATGCGTGCGGGCATGATGGGGCTGGGCTACAAGGCGCAGCGCGCCGGCCACCAGCTGTTCAAGCGCCTGGGCCTGATCCAGGAGCAAACCAGCCAGCCGCCGTCCACGGTGGGCAAGCCGGCGGTGAAGAGCCAGGTGATTCACTTCTTTAACAAGCCGATGCCGGGCAACCTGCCGAAGAAAACCAGCCGTGCCCTGCTGGACATCGAAGACCCGAACATCGTGCCGGTGATCCGCGACCCGCAAAAAGCCAGCGAAGGTGCCGAAGCGGTGTTTTACTTCCCCGGCTGCGGCTCGGAGCGCCTGTTCAGCCAGGTGGGCCTGGCCACCCAGGCCATGCTCTACCACGCCGGCGTGCAAACCGTGCTGCCGCCGGGTTATCTGTGCTGCGGCTACCCGCAAAACGCCACCGGCAACGCCGACAAGGGCCAGGCCATCACCACGGAAAACCGCGTGCTGTTCCACCGCGTGGCCAATACGCTGAACTACCTGGACATCAAGACGGTGATTGTCTCGTGCGGCACCTGCATGGACCAGCTGCAAAAGTACGCCTTTGGCCAGATCTTCCCCGGCTGCCGGATTCTGGATATCCACGAATACCTGCTGGAAAAGGGCATCAAGCTTGATGGTGTGCAGGGTATGCGCTACATGTACCACGACCCTTGCCACTCACCGATGAAAACCTACCAGCCAATGACGGTGGTCAACACGCTGATGGGCAGTGAAGTGAAGCTGA